One Desulfurellaceae bacterium genomic window, CTTGACGGGCTTCTCTCCCCGCGAATGCCATCATTACTTCCAGCATTGTGGCTACAGATAATGGTGAACCGCTCTAGCCTTTTTCAATAAGTTATCCAAGCTAGAAACCTTCCTCTCCCTGTCAAGCGCTTTGAGCGGTAAGGGATACTTTGCTTTGGTTATAAAAAGTTGCAAGAGATTGTACTGTTTGCCGGAAGGGGAACAGCTATGGCAGTCACACAAGGCGTCAAACTCGACGAACACACCCGCCTACGTCTCAAACGGCTCGGCGAGCGGCGCGCGCGATCCCCGCACTGGCTCATGCGCACAGCCATTCTGGAGTATCTCGACCGCGAGGAGCGATATGAACAGGAAAAGCAGGAGGATATGGCCAGATGGGAGACCTATCAGCTCACCGGTGAGGCCGTTCCTCATAAGGCCGTAGCCAAGTGGTTGCGTGATGCGGCTCAGGGCAAGACTGCCAAATGGCCGAGCTGAAGTGGCTGCCGGAAGCGCTGGACGACCTGGAGCGCCTGTTTGCGTTTCTCCGGGAGAGAAGTCCGTCGGCGGCCGCCCGTGCTGCCCAGACGATTCTTGACGGAGCCGACCTGCTGCTGACTGCGCCGCGCCTAGGCCGCCCAATGCCGGACCGCACCCAGCGGCGAGAGCTTTTCATTCCGTTCGCGTCGAGTGCCTATGTCCTGCGCTGTATGCTGGAGGGTGACAATACGCCTGTGATTATTCGCGTGTGGCATAGCCGGGAAGTCCGTGACCCGTAACGTTCCACGACGCCACAAGCCCGAGCGGTAGCCTGGGTGAAGTGGCGGAGACTCCGGGCGTCCCCTATCCTCAACACTCCGTGGCGAGCGGCACCTGTACGGGCTGGGGAAGAGGAGCAGAAGCATGACCCAGCGGAGGAAACATCGGCCCATGGAGGCATGCAAGGCCGGGCGGATGGGAAAGTCAAGCTGACGGCCTAGGCCAGCAGGGTTCTGGCGATGACCTTCAGTTCCAGCACCGGCTTGACGCCCTCGAAGATCGGCAGCACCAGGGCATCGACCACATAGCGCGAGATGGCGTACTCCTCGCCATAGCCCCAGCCGCCGTGCATCAGCTGGCCCTCCTGGCTGACCCACACCGCCACGTCACACGCCAACAATTTGGCCATGGCCGCAGTCAGGGTGGCCGACTCGTCTTTGTCCATGGCCGGAGCTGCGGCATACGTCAGCTGGCGGGCGGCGGCCAGATGGCTGGCCATGCGGCCCAGCTTATACTGGGTGAGCTGAAAGTCGCCCAGCGCGGCGCCGAACTGCTTGCGCTCGCTGGCATAGCCGGCGCTGACCTCCAGGGCAGCCTGGGCGAGGCCGGTTGCCCGTCCGCCGGTCTGGAGGCGCCCGGCGGCAAAGCCGGCCATTTGCAGATAAAAGCCTCTGTTGAGGCCGGCTTCCTCGCCGACCAGGTTCTCGGCCGGCACGAAATACTTGTCGCAGTTCAACACATACGAGTGCATGCCCCGGTAGCCCAGGGTCGGGATCGCATCGCCCTGCAGCACGCCACCCGTGGGCTGGGTCATCTCGAACGCATGGCCGGGAAAGGCGTCCTTCTCCACAATAAACAGCGACAGACCCCGCGCCCCGGAACTGAGGTCGGGGTTGGTGCGGGCCAGCAGGGCGATGATATTGGCCCGACCGGCAAAGGTACACCAGGCTTTGGCCCCGTTCAGCACATAGCCGGTCGTGCCGCCGACGCTGGCCGGCTCGGCCCGGCAGGCTACCGAGGCCACGTCCGAGCCAGTGTCGGGCTCGGTGACCGAAATGGCGACCATCAGCTGGCCGGACGCGACCGACGGCAGCCACTTCTGCTTTTGGGCTGGAGTGCCGCCCCGCAGCAGGGCCTTGATCAGGATTTCGGGGCGCGTAATCAGGCTGCCGGCCACGCCCAGCGAGGCGGCCGACAGCTCTTCGGTGGTAAGAATCATGGCCAGGTTGCCCATGTCGCCACCGCCGTACTCTTCGGGTACCGACATGCCGAAATAGCCGAGTTCGGCCATGCTGGTGATGATGTGCTCGGGAATGAGATCGTCGTTGCGGTGCACGGCCTCGGCAATCGGCGCCACCTCGGTCTTGGCGAATTGGCGCACCGAATCGCGCGTCATCAGCCCGATATCGCTCTCCAGCCACGAGTTGTTGACGCCTTGGCCGGCCAGCTCGGCCCGGCCGATGTACCGAAAGCGCTCCTCGTTTGCCCCGGACCGGATGGCCGCCTTGACCTCGCTCCTGCCCAGCGTGTCGGCCACAAATGCCTCGGAAAACCCGAAGTCGGCCAGATGCACATCGGCCGTGGCCAGCAGCTTGTGGCCGACCTCGGCGGCAAAACCGAGCGCCTTGTCGTCGATTCCGGTGTCACCGGCCTGAGTGGCAGCCGTGGCATAGCTCAGCAGGGCGCGGGCAGCCTCGACCTCGGTCGCCAGATAGGCCAGCCGCTCGGCGTGGACCTGGTGTTCGTCAATCGCCTTGCCGTTGGCGGTCAGGCTCCGGCCGTGGTGGAGGGCTTCGTCACGGACTTGCTGCAGGGCGTCTACAATGGTCTGGGTCTGCCGCAGTACATCGCTCATACGGGTCTCCTTGGGATGGAACTACTCGGGTCCAGCCATACCATCCGCTCCAAATCCGGGCTAGGGCAGTTGGGCAGTCGGCCCGAATCTGCTAAACAAGACCCCCGACTCTCATTGACATCCAAGGAGGCATGCATGTTTGTGCTCGATGACGGCCAGCGTTTTGTGATCCCCCGGACCGAGATGACCTATCCCGGTCACAGTATGAAGCTCCACCAGAACGCGGCCGATCCGGTCAAATCGCCGGTTGATCATGTGATGATGGACTTCGAGGACGCCTGCCCCTACGAGTTCAAGGGTCCGCAGAGCCGGGCGTGTGTGGTGGAGGCGCTGACCAGTCTGGATTTCGGCAAAAAAGTCGTGACCGTGCGGCCCAATAATATCCGCTCGGAGTTCTTCCTGGGCGACCTGGAAGCCATCGTGCAGGGCGCGGTGGACGGGTTCCACGGCATTATCCTGCCCAAAGTCCACGGCGCGGACGATATCAAATACGTATCCAAGCTGTTGGATAATCTGGAGAAACAGGCCGGCTGGAAGAGCCGGATTCAGATTGAAGCCCTGATCGAAATCCCCCAGGCCGTGATCAATGCGTATGAGATTGGCAGTGCATCGGACCGGATGGCCGGGCTGGTCTTCGGCATTGCCGACTTTGCCGCCACGCTGGGCATTCGGGAAATCGTCAAGGATCAGAACGTCAACTTTCACTACTCGAAGCAGGCGGTTGTCGTTGCCGCCAAGGCGGCCGGGCTGCACGCCATCGACAATGTCTATCTGCCGCTGTGGCGCAGAGACGACCCGCCCGAGAAGGTCGCCGAGATCGAAACCGGCCTGCGCGACAAGAACGTGGGTTCGGCCAACATCGGCATGGACGGGACCTGGGTCATTCACCCCCAGCAGGCCGCCATTGCCAACGCCTGCTTTACGCCGACCGAGGAACAGGTCGGCTACGCCATCCGCGTCCTCGACCTGTACCACGAGAAAGGCGGCGGTTCGATGCCCGACCCTCAGACGGGCGAGATGATCGACGAGGCGACGGTCAAAATCGCCCTGATGGATCTGGCCAAGGCTGCCCAGGCCGGCACGGTCGAGCAGTCCTATCTGGCCGAACAGGCGGCCAAGAGCAAGGCCATTACCGGCTACGATATTCTGGAGCAGATGAGACGGGTCATGTAGGGGCACCCCCCAGTGGGTGCCCTCCTGTCGGCGTCCCTGGCCGCCCCCCCGTGGAGGAAGCGTTATGCTGTCAAAAATTCACCACGTCGGCATTGTCGTTCGCAATCTCGAAGACGCCTACGCGTTTTATCGTGACATCCTGGGCCTGCCGCTGGGCAAAATGGCGACGGTCGAAGACCAGGGCGTCAAAGCCGCCCTGCTGCCCGTTGGCGAGAGCGAAATCGAGCTGCTTGAGCCGATCAGCCCGGATTCCGGGGTGGCCAGGTTCCTGGATAACAAGGGCGGCGGGCTGCACCACGTGTGTTTTGAGACCGACAATATCGACACCGAGCTGCAAGACGCCAAGGATAAGGGCATCCGGCTGATTGACCAGCAGCCGCGCAACGGCCTGGCCGGGATCATCGCTTTTCTGCATCCCCAGGCGTGTTGCAGCGTGCTGGTCGAGTACGCCCAGCCGGTCGATCATGCCGAGCACGCGTCCCTGCTGAGCCAGGGCCGCGACCGGCGCTTCAGCGCCAAACGGCTCGATCATGTCGTCATCGCGGTCAAGGACCTGGAGCCGGCGGTGGCGACCTACCAGCACAACTTCGGGCTGGAGCGGGAAGCCGCCCGGGACGTGCCGGCCCTGGGGCTGCGCAATACGTTTCTGCCGATCGGCGACGCCAAAATAGAAATCGTCACCCCGCTGGGAGACACCAGCCCGATCAGTCAGTTCATCGACAAAAAGGGCGAGGGCCTGTACCTGCTGTCGTTGGATGTCGATCATCTCGACGGGGCGGTCCAGACCCTGGCTGAGGCCGGCATCAAGGCCAATGTGATCCGCGGCACGGCCGGCGAGATAGCCATGATCAGCCCCCGACACACCCACGGCGTGCTGCTCCAGCTGGTGTCGCGCTAGAAAGGCCAACGCTGACGACCACCTCGTCAGGAAGAACTCATCGTTTCCCTTCGTAAGGATAGGCGCCATGCAACGAGACAACCCCTGGGTCATGCGCACCTACTCCGGCCATTCCACGGCCGAGGCCAGCAATGCGCTGTACCGTCTGAACCTGAGCAAGGGCCAGACCGGCCTGTCGGTCGCCTTCGACCTGCCGACCCAAACCGGCTATGACAGCGACCACAGTCTGGCCCGGGGCGAGGTCGGGAAAGTCGGCGTGCCGATCTGCCATCTGGACGATATGCAGACGCTGTTCGACGAGATCCCGCTCGACCAGATGAATACCTCGATGACGATTAACGCCACGGCCGCCTGGCTGCTGGCCCTGTATATCGCCCTGGCCGAGCGGCGTGGCGTGGCTCAGACCGCCCTCCAGGGCACAACCCAGAACGATATTGTCAAAGAGTACCTGTCGCGCGGGACGTATATTTTTCCGCCTCAGCCCAGCCTGCGGCTGATCAGCGATGTCATCGCCTATACCGTGACCCATGTCCCCAAGTGGAACCCGGTCAACGTGTGCTCCTACCACCTGCAGGAAGCCGGCGCGACGCCGGTCCAGGAGGTGGCGTATGCCCTGGCGACGGCGATTGCCATTCTCGATACGCTGCGCGATGCCGGTGGGCTCAACGCCGAGCAACTGGCTGTGGCGGTCGGTCGGATGAGTTTCTTTGTCAACGCCAGCGTTCGCTTTATCGAGGAGGTGTGCAAGCTGCGCGCCTTCGGACAGCTGTGGGACGAGCTGGCCTGTGATCGCTATGGGGTGACGGAGCCGAAACTGCGCCGTTTTCGGTACGGCGTGCAGGTCAATTCCCTGGGGCTGACCGAGGCTCAGCCCGAAAACAATGTGCCCCGGATTGTCCTGGAGGCGCTGGGCGTTACCCTCAGCAAAGACGCCCGCTGCCGGGCCATGCAGCTCCCGACCTGGAACGAGGCGCTGGGTCTGCCCCGGCCGTGGGATCAGCAGTGGAGTCTGCGGATTCAGCAGATCCTGGCCTTTGAGACCGATCTGCTCGAGTACGGAGACATCTTTGAGGGCAGTAAGGTCATTGAGGCCAAGACCACAGCCGTGAAGACCGCAGCCCGCCAGGAGCTGGAGCGGGTGCTGGACATGGGTGGGGTCATCGCGGCCCTGGACTCTGTTAAGGAGCAGCTGGTGGCCAGCCATACCGAGCGGGTGCGGCGGATCAACACCAAGGAGCAGCTTGTCGTCGGCGTGAATGCCTTTACCGAGACCGCGCCCTCGCCGCTGTACAACGGCGAGTCGTCGGCCATCCTCAAGGTTGACGAGGCGGCCGAGCGCGATCAGATCGAGCGTCTGAATACGTTTCGGGCGGCCCGCAATCCGGCCGAGGTTGAGGCGGCGCTGGCCGGGTTGGCCGAGGCCGCGCGTGGCGGGACGAACATCATGCCGGCCTCGGTCCGCTGCGCCCACGCCGGAGTCACGACTGGCGAGTGGTCGGAAACGCTGCGGCAGATCTTCGGTGCCTTCCGGGCCCCGACTGGCCTGGGCGGGGCTCCGGCCGTTGGTCGGCGAACGGAGACCGATCAGCTGGCGGCCGTACGTGCGCGCGTCCATGCGGCGGCCGAAGTGCTGGGCCGGCCGCTCAGGGTGCTGGTCGGCAAACCCGGCCTGGACGGCCATTCCAATGGCGCCGAGCAGGTCGCGGTGTGGTGTCGGGATGCGGGCATGGAAGTCGTGTACGAAGGGATTCGACTGACCCCGGACCAGATCGTGGCCAGCGCCCGGGATGAGGGCGTACACGTCATTGGCCTGAGCATCCTGTCCGGCTCGCATCTGCGTCTGGTACCGGAAATCCTGGACGGCCTGAAGGCCGAAGGGCTCGACACGCTGCCGGTGGTGGTGGGCGGGATTATTCCTGAGGATGACGCCGAGTCGCTGCGTCGGGCCGGCGTAGCGCGTGTCTACACGCCCAAGGACTTCGAGATGGTCCAGATTGTGTCGGATATGGTTGATGTGGCCGCAGGGGCGGAGCGCTGAGCGGTTCCATATCCATAGACCATGCCTACTTCCGGCGTCCAGCCTATCGACCTCCACGCCCTGCTGCGTTTTGACCGGAAAGCCATAGCGGCCGCCCTCAATCTGCTCGAAGACCGCCGCGCCGAGCGTCAGGAACACGCCCTGGCCGTACTCGACGACCTCGCCGGCCTGCCGGCTGCGGCCCAGGTCGTGGGCATCACCGGCCCGCCCGGGGTGGGCAAAAGCTCACTGATCGCGCGTTTGATTGCGCGTTTGATTGCGCGTGCCGTTCAAGCCGAGCATCGGCTCGGCGTTGTGGCGGTTGACCCGTCGAGCAAGGTTTCCGGCGGGGCGCTGCTGGGCGACCGCAGCCGGATGCAGCTTCCCCCTGCGGCTACGGTGTACGCCCGCAGCTTTGCCGCCCGCGACCGGCTGGGCGGCTTGAGCCGAGAGGCGTTTCTGGCCGTTTTTTTGCTGCGCCACATCTGTGACATGGTGCTGGTCGAAACGGTCGGCGTCGGCCAAAGCGAGACCGATATCGCCAATATCGCCGATAGTGTGGTGCTGGTCGTCCAGCCCTTCTCCGGCGACTTACTCCAGTTCATCAAAGCCGGAGTAATGGAAATCCCGGATATCCTGGCCGTCAATAAGGCCGACGACGCAGCCCTGGCCGACAAAGCCATGGCCGAGGTCCGGGCCGCCCTGGCGACAAGAGGACACGTGTCGTCCTCCCAGGCATCTGTTGACACGTTTCCTCTTGCTGAGTCGGGCTCGGACGAAGGCGGCTGGTCGCCCCCGCTGGTGGCCGTCAGCGCGCTGAGCAATCTGAATCTTGATCGGCTGGAGGCGGCCATTGCCGAGCATCGCCGGCATGTGCAGGCTGACGGCAGGCTGGTCTCACGCCGGGCAGCCCAGGAGATTGCCTGGGCTGTTGGCGAGCTGCGCTACGAGCTGGGCCGGGCCGGGCTCGCTGCTGCGGGAGGACCGGACGGTGTTGCCGCGCGCTGGATGCAGCAGCCCGGTCGCAGTCCGGCCCGCAAGCTGGCCAATCTTCTGGCAGCGGTCGGCTCTATTCCCCTACGCCCTCCAACAGGGCCAGACGCACCAGGGCCAGGGCGTTAAAGCTCATCCGGGTCCGGTCCGGTCTGCCGCGGCCGGCCATATTGTAGCTGCGGGTTCTGACATGGCTGCCGTCACTCACGGCCAGGAAGGTCTGACCCCGGGCCAGGTTTTCAGACATGTCGGTCGGGTCGGGCAGGGAGTGGACGGCCAGGCCGAGATCACTCCCGGTACGTGCCCGGACGGCGTGGGCGAGCGCCTGGCTCAACCGCTCAGGATCGTTCCAGACGGCTTCGTCGGATGTGTCCCCTAAGAGCCGTTGCAACGCTGGCCGGCCGCTGGCACCCAGGCTCTCGACACACCGCTCGGGGTCGGCCTGGTGCAGCCGCTCGGCCAGCAGGCCGCCCAGGTCTTCGCACACCGAGATGGT contains:
- a CDS encoding CoA ester lyase; the protein is MFVLDDGQRFVIPRTEMTYPGHSMKLHQNAADPVKSPVDHVMMDFEDACPYEFKGPQSRACVVEALTSLDFGKKVVTVRPNNIRSEFFLGDLEAIVQGAVDGFHGIILPKVHGADDIKYVSKLLDNLEKQAGWKSRIQIEALIEIPQAVINAYEIGSASDRMAGLVFGIADFAATLGIREIVKDQNVNFHYSKQAVVVAAKAAGLHAIDNVYLPLWRRDDPPEKVAEIETGLRDKNVGSANIGMDGTWVIHPQQAAIANACFTPTEEQVGYAIRVLDLYHEKGGGSMPDPQTGEMIDEATVKIALMDLAKAAQAGTVEQSYLAEQAAKSKAITGYDILEQMRRVM
- the mce gene encoding methylmalonyl-CoA epimerase, which gives rise to MLSKIHHVGIVVRNLEDAYAFYRDILGLPLGKMATVEDQGVKAALLPVGESEIELLEPISPDSGVARFLDNKGGGLHHVCFETDNIDTELQDAKDKGIRLIDQQPRNGLAGIIAFLHPQACCSVLVEYAQPVDHAEHASLLSQGRDRRFSAKRLDHVVIAVKDLEPAVATYQHNFGLEREAARDVPALGLRNTFLPIGDAKIEIVTPLGDTSPISQFIDKKGEGLYLLSLDVDHLDGAVQTLAEAGIKANVIRGTAGEIAMISPRHTHGVLLQLVSR
- a CDS encoding type II toxin-antitoxin system RelE/ParE family toxin: MAELKWLPEALDDLERLFAFLRERSPSAAARAAQTILDGADLLLTAPRLGRPMPDRTQRRELFIPFASSAYVLRCMLEGDNTPVIIRVWHSREVRDP
- a CDS encoding protein meaA → MQRDNPWVMRTYSGHSTAEASNALYRLNLSKGQTGLSVAFDLPTQTGYDSDHSLARGEVGKVGVPICHLDDMQTLFDEIPLDQMNTSMTINATAAWLLALYIALAERRGVAQTALQGTTQNDIVKEYLSRGTYIFPPQPSLRLISDVIAYTVTHVPKWNPVNVCSYHLQEAGATPVQEVAYALATAIAILDTLRDAGGLNAEQLAVAVGRMSFFVNASVRFIEEVCKLRAFGQLWDELACDRYGVTEPKLRRFRYGVQVNSLGLTEAQPENNVPRIVLEALGVTLSKDARCRAMQLPTWNEALGLPRPWDQQWSLRIQQILAFETDLLEYGDIFEGSKVIEAKTTAVKTAARQELERVLDMGGVIAALDSVKEQLVASHTERVRRINTKEQLVVGVNAFTETAPSPLYNGESSAILKVDEAAERDQIERLNTFRAARNPAEVEAALAGLAEAARGGTNIMPASVRCAHAGVTTGEWSETLRQIFGAFRAPTGLGGAPAVGRRTETDQLAAVRARVHAAAEVLGRPLRVLVGKPGLDGHSNGAEQVAVWCRDAGMEVVYEGIRLTPDQIVASARDEGVHVIGLSILSGSHLRLVPEILDGLKAEGLDTLPVVVGGIIPEDDAESLRRAGVARVYTPKDFEMVQIVSDMVDVAAGAER
- a CDS encoding acyl-CoA dehydrogenase; translation: MSDVLRQTQTIVDALQQVRDEALHHGRSLTANGKAIDEHQVHAERLAYLATEVEAARALLSYATAATQAGDTGIDDKALGFAAEVGHKLLATADVHLADFGFSEAFVADTLGRSEVKAAIRSGANEERFRYIGRAELAGQGVNNSWLESDIGLMTRDSVRQFAKTEVAPIAEAVHRNDDLIPEHIITSMAELGYFGMSVPEEYGGGDMGNLAMILTTEELSAASLGVAGSLITRPEILIKALLRGGTPAQKQKWLPSVASGQLMVAISVTEPDTGSDVASVACRAEPASVGGTTGYVLNGAKAWCTFAGRANIIALLARTNPDLSSGARGLSLFIVEKDAFPGHAFEMTQPTGGVLQGDAIPTLGYRGMHSYVLNCDKYFVPAENLVGEEAGLNRGFYLQMAGFAAGRLQTGGRATGLAQAALEVSAGYASERKQFGAALGDFQLTQYKLGRMASHLAAARQLTYAAAPAMDKDESATLTAAMAKLLACDVAVWVSQEGQLMHGGWGYGEEYAISRYVVDALVLPIFEGVKPVLELKVIARTLLA